One Echeneis naucrates chromosome 1, fEcheNa1.1, whole genome shotgun sequence DNA segment encodes these proteins:
- the gprin3b gene encoding G protein-regulated inducer of neurite outgrowth 3, whose protein sequence is MGTNPKRTVTVQMVPQLAVADTVSNKESNTSWTKEPNVKLAQVCPNATLTSPDHKQDNLSLTDATPNVITHSQITASKGIPSNGNQSKSEHVTGGHQQMPELSVTGQGVVSKVSVPTSDYRTIGPSEEEEARMKLTSSAKATAAEDTNKHGSPSTKNLNNTCELRQIASAPQQENKGITSAPKNKDTATAKKSKESDHIKSLSQSDISPQEIPKPKKITDTTTPLDSTTPPFKSKEEESAYINENPSSTTPEKDLELAKTPQVSLNKFQPVSSQKDSSTQPLPKQNMPACGQVAEEASQSDTAVIEGQQQQHCKLYKEASTMTSSQSSTPVKHCRNMEVQAVANMSTKAVATSPSLLAFSVTRKPSGGAVPREEASNLAVVCQVDGGVGLQKINLISLSTCTDPRSETLTVEAEMCHNQNTGMVFNSLSQLQDAKLGAKPKEPGPALCNIQPVYQINIEHSNYKEQREKGSCQDKTASQTSAAKTTTAEAPAFKAGTPPETGGASKAGLADSNNAAPCQVTVTTKPEKAPLITIAAANTTSKSDRTKNKEESSKEKSTETRDKALKKEAHSGAETIVPEGKEKGDDQSRKQKGQSIHDVVWDEQGMTWEVYGASVDPESLGFAIQSHLQCKIKEQERKLMAQTSFRKSISGVDSPRHGRKSKRRQNIFRSMLQNVRRPNCCVRPPPSSVLE, encoded by the exons ATGGGAACTAACCCAAAAAGGACAGTGACAGTCCAGATGGTGCCTCAGCTGGCTGTGGCAGACACAGTCAGCAATAAGGAGTCGAATACCAGCTGGACTAAAGAGCCCAATGTCAAACTTGCTCAGGTTTGCCCAAATGCCACCCTAACATCTCCTGACCACAAACAGGATAACTTATCCCTGACTGATGCTACACCTAATGTCATCACACATTCCCAAATCACAGCATCCAAAGGAA TTCCCTCAAATGGAAACCAGTCAAAATCTGAGCATGTGACAGGTGGACACCAACAGATGCCAGAATTGTCTGTAACAGGCCAAGGTGTGG TGTCAAAGGTCAGCGTGCCGACCAGCGACTACAGAACAATAGGGCcaagtgaagaggaggaggcgcGTATGAAGCTAACATCTTCAGccaaagccacagcagcagaggacacTAATAAACATGGCTCTCCAAGTACCAAAAATCTTAACAATACTTGTGAATTAAGGCAAATAGCATCTGCACCCCAACAGGAGAATAAAGGGATTACATCGGCTCCCAAAAACAAGGACACTGCCAcagcaaaaaaatctaaagagTCTGATCATATTAAAAGTTTGTCACAAAGCGACATTAGTCCGCAGGAGATTCCCAAACCTAAAAAAATTACAGACACAACAACCCCACTTGACTCAACTACGCCTCCATTTaagagcaaagaagaagaatctgCATATATAAATGAGAATCCAAGTTCAACAACTCCAGAGAAGGATTTAGAATTAGCAAAGACACCTCAGGTCTCCTTGAATAAATTTCAGCCAGTGTCTTCACAGAAGGACTCCTCGACTCAGCCcctgccaaaacaaaacatgccaGCATGTGGGCAGGTGGCTGAAGAAGCCAGCCAGAGTGACACAGCTGTGATTGAagggcaacagcagcagcactgtaaACTCTACAAGGAGGCTTCAACTATGACCTCATCCCAGTCATCCACACCAGTCAAACACTGTCGCAATATGGAGGTTCAGGCGGTGGCTAACATGTCAACTAAGGCTGTGGCCACAAGCCCAAGCCTGCTGGCCTTCTCTGTGACACGCAAGCCGAGCGGTGGTGCAGTCCCCAGGGAGGAGGCATCGAACCTGGCTGTGGTCTGTCAGGTGGACGGAGGCGTAGGTCTCCAAAAGATAAATTTGATTTCTCTATCCACATGCACTGATCCGAGGTCAGAGACACTCACAGTTGAGGCAGAGATGTGCCACAACCAAAATACAGGCATGGTATTTAACTCTCTATCCCAGCTTCAAGACGCCAAGCTAGGGGCAAAGCCTAAAGAACCGGGGCCAGCTTTATGCAACATACAGCCAGTTTATCAAATCAATATTGAACACAGCAACTACAAggagcaaagagagaaaggtAGCTGCCAAGATAAAACTGCTTCCCAGAcatctgcagcaaaaacaaccaCTGCTGAAGCTCCAGCTTTCAAAGCAGGGACTCCCCCAGAGACAGGTGGTGCATCCAAAGCTGGATTGGCTGACAGTAACAATGCTGCACCATGTCAGGTTACTGTTACAACCAAGCCTGAAAAGGCCCCACTGATAACAATAGCAGCAGCAAATACCACATCTAAGTCAGATCGAactaaaaacaaagaggagagttCAAAAGAAAAGAGCACAGAAACTAGAGATAAAGCCCTGAAGAAGGAGGCACATTCTGGAGCAGAAACGATAGTAccagagggaaaagaaaaaggggatgACCAATCGAGGAAACAGAAAGGACAGAGCATCCACGATGTTGTTTGGGATGAACAAGGGATGACCTGGGAGGTATATGGTGCATCTGTGGACCCAGAATCACTTGGTTTTGCCATTCAGAGCCACTTGCAATGCAAGATCAAGGAGCAAGAGAGGAAACTGATGGCACAGACTTCCTTCCGAAAGTCAATCTCTGGTGTTGACTCACCAAGACATGGCAGGAAGAGCAAAAGGAGGCAGAACATTTTCAGGTCAATGCTGCAAAATGTCAGACGGCCCAACTGCTGTGTGcgtccccctccctcctctgtcctcgAGTAG